ACAGCACTGCCGCCGCACCCACGGCCCAGACGGCTTCGGACGACGCCGGGAGCGCCGCCGACACCCACTGCGCCACCAACGCGATAGCCAACAGCAGCGCGGTAGGCCAGCGTCGCGCGGCCACGGCCCAGAGTACGGACGGCACCGCGCGGCCGCCGCGCCCACGACGACCCACATCGCCGAGCCGGTCACCGGCCCGCGCTGCGCGCTCACCGCCGCGAGCGAGAAGGTCCCGATGACGATGTACCCGAGTCCTTCGAGGAAGTACGTGACCAGCAGGGCACGCCAGGTGCGCGAGCGGCGGGCGGCGCCGCGCGGGACACGGTGCCCGGGGCGGATCTCGAGCGCCACGGGAACCAGAAGGGCGGCGGTCAGCGCCGCGGAGAGTAGCGAGAGAAGCTGCCACGAGACCAGCGGTCGCAACGCCAGCACCGGCAGGCCGGTCCACGCGATGCCGAAACCGATGCCGCCGAAGACTATTCCCGCCGACTGCTGTATCTGG
Above is a genomic segment from Nocardia sputorum containing:
- a CDS encoding YbfB/YjiJ family MFS transporter — translated: MPSVLWAVAARRWPTALLLAIALVAQWVSAALPASSEAVWAVGAAAVLFGGTFVGIVMLAMRVGAG